One segment of Nostoc piscinale CENA21 DNA contains the following:
- the pipX gene encoding transcriptional coactivator PipX produces the protein MTPENSEIYINHPTWGLLYRICVVDDNQDMFTTLYAQRLFFLVTNDVKGIKFQPIGRTEARMMLENRLRTLRRNGSSQEYDQLQSVFQRTFQ, from the coding sequence ATGACTCCAGAAAACTCTGAAATTTACATCAATCATCCAACTTGGGGCTTACTTTATCGGATCTGTGTGGTTGACGACAACCAAGATATGTTCACTACACTTTATGCCCAACGCTTATTTTTTCTGGTCACAAACGACGTTAAAGGTATTAAATTTCAACCTATTGGACGCACTGAAGCCAGAATGATGTTAGAAAATCGTTTGCGGACTCTACGCCGTAATGGTTCATCTCAGGAGTACGATCAGCTTCAGAGTGTTTTCCAACGCACGTTCCAATGA
- a CDS encoding sulfite exporter TauE/SafE family protein codes for MLDLSLIAILGFLGSFGHCFGMCGPLTVAFSLSGKQNGQKSTSEFSSTWQQQLIFHFLLNLGRLLSYALVGAGIGAVGSVLFEGGQLAGIGSEFRRWMAMITGIMLIWFGLGQIKPNWLPHIPVLHPLLKSNLHDRLSAGMVKLSYQTKWWTPIFLGMTWGLMPCGFLYAAQIKAAETSNLWMGAATMLAFGVGTLPTMLGVGVSTSLISKDRRSQLFRLGGWVTLTIGAITLLRTGDTMVDYTGHAALFCLMLALIARPISSWWAAPMRYRRALGVGAFVLSLVHTTHNIEHSLQWNFAAFWFFPREFRWGMAAGAVALILMTPAALTSWESLQKSWGKLWRQIHLLTVPALILSTFHAVVIGSHYLGSLESTWGNKLATVLLVIATLGVLLLRWLTAGESK; via the coding sequence ATGTTAGATTTATCGCTAATCGCCATCCTGGGATTTCTCGGCAGTTTTGGGCATTGCTTCGGGATGTGTGGCCCGTTGACAGTGGCATTTTCGCTGTCTGGTAAGCAAAATGGTCAGAAATCGACCTCAGAATTTTCATCTACTTGGCAACAGCAATTAATATTTCACTTTTTACTGAACCTCGGCAGACTATTAAGCTACGCCCTGGTGGGTGCGGGAATTGGGGCTGTCGGTTCGGTATTGTTTGAAGGTGGACAACTAGCGGGGATTGGCAGTGAATTTCGCCGTTGGATGGCGATGATTACCGGAATTATGCTGATTTGGTTTGGCTTAGGACAAATTAAACCAAATTGGTTGCCTCATATTCCTGTATTACACCCCTTATTAAAAAGTAATTTACACGATCGCCTGAGTGCAGGTATGGTCAAACTTTCCTACCAAACCAAATGGTGGACACCCATATTTTTGGGAATGACTTGGGGTTTAATGCCTTGTGGTTTTTTGTATGCAGCCCAAATTAAAGCCGCAGAAACCAGCAACCTCTGGATGGGTGCAGCCACAATGTTAGCTTTTGGTGTGGGAACTTTACCCACCATGCTGGGAGTTGGTGTTTCCACTTCGTTAATTAGTAAAGATCGGCGCAGTCAATTATTTCGCTTAGGCGGTTGGGTGACACTAACTATTGGTGCAATTACCTTATTGCGGACTGGTGACACAATGGTAGACTACACCGGACACGCTGCCTTATTTTGCTTGATGTTAGCTTTAATTGCTCGCCCAATTAGTAGTTGGTGGGCTGCACCTATGCGTTATCGGCGGGCTTTGGGCGTGGGTGCTTTTGTACTGTCTCTCGTCCACACCACCCATAATATTGAACATTCTCTGCAATGGAATTTTGCCGCTTTTTGGTTTTTTCCCAGAGAATTTCGCTGGGGGATGGCTGCGGGTGCTGTAGCATTGATCTTAATGACTCCTGCTGCTTTAACTAGTTGGGAATCGTTGCAAAAATCTTGGGGTAAACTTTGGCGGCAAATTCATCTTTTAACTGTGCCGGCTTTAATCTTGAGTACCTTTCATGCAGTGGTGATAGGTTCCCATTACCTGGGTTCTCTAGAATCAACTTGGGGAAATAAGTTGGCAACAGTGCTACTCGTTATAGCTACCCTTGGGGTATTGCTGTTGCGTTGGTTAACAGCAGGTGAGTCGAAGTAA
- the galE gene encoding UDP-glucose 4-epimerase GalE: protein MSPQKPSILVTGGAGYIGSHTVLALKQAGYDVVILDNLVYGHRELVEQVLQVELVVGDTNDRPLLDELFKTHNFAAVMHFSAYAYVGESVTDPAKYYRNNVVGTLTLLEAMLAASINKFVFSSTCATYGVPEVVPIPETHPQDPINPYGATKLMVERILSDFDVAYNLKSVRFRYFNAAGANPDGLLGEDHNPETHLIPLILLTALGKRESISIFGTDYPTPDGTCIRDYIHVNDLADAHVLGLEYLLQGGDSEVFNLGNGNGFSVREVIAAAESVTGLSIPVKECDRRPGDPPVLIGSSEKARKILGWRSQYPAIQDIVSHAWQWHQKRHK from the coding sequence ATGTCGCCGCAAAAACCCAGCATTTTAGTCACAGGGGGCGCAGGATACATCGGTTCTCATACTGTACTGGCTCTCAAGCAAGCAGGTTATGACGTGGTAATACTTGATAACCTTGTCTACGGTCATCGAGAGTTGGTAGAACAAGTTTTACAAGTAGAACTGGTAGTTGGTGATACCAATGATCGCCCTTTATTAGATGAATTATTTAAAACCCATAATTTTGCGGCTGTGATGCACTTTTCTGCCTATGCTTACGTAGGCGAGTCCGTGACTGACCCCGCGAAATATTACCGTAACAATGTGGTTGGTACACTGACTTTATTAGAAGCGATGCTGGCTGCGTCAATTAACAAGTTCGTATTTTCTTCTACCTGCGCCACCTACGGAGTCCCAGAAGTCGTCCCCATTCCCGAAACCCATCCCCAAGACCCAATCAATCCTTATGGGGCTACTAAACTGATGGTAGAGCGGATTTTGTCTGATTTTGATGTTGCTTATAATTTAAAATCAGTCCGATTCCGCTACTTTAATGCGGCTGGTGCAAATCCTGATGGTTTACTAGGTGAAGACCACAACCCAGAAACGCATTTAATTCCTTTGATATTACTGACAGCTTTGGGTAAGCGGGAATCTATCTCGATTTTCGGCACAGATTACCCCACACCTGATGGTACTTGTATTCGTGATTATATTCATGTGAACGATTTAGCCGATGCCCATGTTTTAGGGCTGGAATATTTATTACAGGGTGGCGATAGCGAAGTATTTAATTTAGGTAATGGTAATGGTTTTTCGGTGCGGGAAGTAATTGCAGCGGCTGAGTCGGTGACGGGCTTATCAATTCCCGTCAAAGAATGCGATCGCCGTCCCGGTGATCCACCTGTTTTAATTGGTAGTAGTGAAAAAGCCAGAAAAATTTTAGGCTGGCGATCGCAATATCCAGCGATCCAAGATATCGTCAGTCATGCTTGGCAATGGCATCAAAAGCGACATAAATAA
- a CDS encoding DUF6887 family protein has protein sequence MSKYDFMSMTRSELRRYILEHREDEAAVQIYLDRFSSNSSEIFPAPQTIEDLENFPQLHQQHLEKRQNQA, from the coding sequence ATGAGTAAATATGATTTTATGTCAATGACTCGTAGTGAACTCCGCCGATATATCCTTGAACATAGAGAAGATGAAGCAGCAGTTCAGATTTATTTAGACAGGTTTAGCTCTAATAGCAGTGAAATTTTTCCCGCTCCGCAAACAATAGAAGACTTAGAAAACTTTCCACAATTACATCAACAGCACTTAGAAAAACGACAGAATCAAGCCTAA
- a CDS encoding anthranilate synthase component I yields the protein MFAALFLPTTSSGIATLLESPYPTPTSQPQLSRYSICAGAPRIVDGVPQMWTPQLGQVFPFLEELLQSRGLGVQGCKGVGEETFLPSSLPLPLPPHLPFTGGWLGWLGYDVAWEIEQLPFAKSDTLPFPVAFWYEPESFAVLDHVEQILWLAGSDINDVDRLKILLEDKNSGNSLYPITSSPHTPINSVPEFFTSQSDYETSVNRAKKYIQAGDIFQANLSLRFAASTTASGWSIYQALQKINPSPFASYWQTPWGEVVSCSPERLVLLQNQQAQTRPIAGTRSRGTIPEQDDQLAQELLSNTKERAEHIMLVDLERNDLGRVCEWGTVKVDELLTIERYSHVMHLVSNVKGTLKSDQSAVNLIRAMFPGGTITGCPKVRCMEIIEELEPVRRSLFYGSCGYLDWRGNLDLNILIRTLLLAPASPSEEQGAGGREQGAGEESLTQHSALKTVWGQVGAGIVADSDPEREWYESLHKAQAQLAALKMLNYQ from the coding sequence ATTTTCGCCGCCTTATTTCTGCCTACCACATCGTCAGGCATTGCTACCCTGCTAGAAAGTCCTTACCCAACCCCCACAAGCCAACCCCAACTCAGCCGCTATTCTATCTGTGCAGGCGCACCCCGGATAGTCGATGGTGTACCGCAGATGTGGACACCGCAATTAGGTCAGGTTTTTCCTTTTTTGGAAGAGTTGCTACAAAGTAGGGGTTTAGGGGTACAAGGGTGTAAGGGTGTAGGGGAAGAAACTTTTCTCCCATCCTCCCTGCCCCTGCCCCTGCCCCCTCATCTCCCCTTCACCGGTGGTTGGCTAGGATGGCTTGGCTATGATGTCGCTTGGGAAATTGAACAGTTACCTTTTGCTAAATCTGATACTCTACCCTTCCCCGTAGCTTTTTGGTATGAACCAGAATCATTTGCCGTTTTGGATCATGTTGAACAAATTCTTTGGTTAGCAGGTAGTGACATTAATGATGTAGATAGGTTAAAAATTCTTTTAGAAGATAAAAATTCAGGGAATTCACTCTACCCAATTACCTCCTCACCCCATACACCCATCAATTCCGTCCCTGAGTTCTTTACATCGCAGTCAGATTATGAAACATCAGTCAACCGCGCCAAAAAATATATTCAGGCTGGAGATATCTTTCAGGCGAATCTTTCTTTGCGATTTGCTGCATCTACAACGGCTTCTGGCTGGTCAATTTACCAAGCATTACAGAAAATCAATCCTTCACCCTTTGCCAGCTACTGGCAGACTCCTTGGGGTGAAGTAGTCAGCTGTTCACCAGAAAGGTTAGTGCTGTTGCAAAATCAGCAAGCCCAAACTCGACCAATTGCTGGGACGCGATCGCGCGGTACAATCCCAGAACAAGATGATCAACTGGCACAAGAACTACTCAGCAACACCAAAGAACGTGCAGAACATATCATGCTGGTAGACTTAGAACGCAATGATTTAGGGCGAGTGTGTGAATGGGGAACAGTAAAAGTTGACGAACTGCTGACAATTGAGCGATATAGCCACGTTATGCACCTTGTCAGCAACGTTAAAGGTACTTTAAAATCTGACCAAAGCGCCGTTAATTTGATTCGTGCCATGTTCCCAGGCGGCACAATCACAGGGTGTCCCAAAGTGCGGTGCATGGAAATTATCGAAGAACTAGAGCCTGTGCGACGTAGCCTGTTTTATGGTTCTTGCGGCTATCTAGACTGGCGCGGTAACTTGGATTTAAATATCTTGATTCGTACCCTACTGTTAGCACCCGCATCTCCATCTGAAGAGCAGGGGGCAGGGGGCAGGGAGCAGGGAGCAGGGGAAGAATCTCTTACTCAGCACTCAGCACTCAAAACCGTATGGGGACAAGTGGGTGCAGGGATTGTGGCAGACAGTGATCCTGAAAGAGAATGGTATGAATCTCTGCACAAAGCACAAGCACAACTAGCGGCTCTGAAAATGCTTAATTACCAATGA
- the der gene encoding ribosome biogenesis GTPase Der has product MGLPIVAIIGRPNVGKSTLVNRLAGEQTAIVHDEPGVTRDRTYLPAFWNDREYLVVDTGGLVFNDDTEFLPLIRQQALAALNEASAAIFVVNGQTGPTSADEEIAEWLRQQPVPVLLAVNKCESPEQGLIQAAEFWELGLGEPYPISAIHGNGTGDLLDELIKHIPPVTEIPETNEIKVAIIGRPNVGKSSLLNAFVGEQRAIVSPISGTTRDAIDTFIERDGQQYRLIDTAGIRKKKNIDYGTEFFSINRAFKAIRRADVVLLVLDALDGVTEQDQKLAGRIIEEGRACIVVVNKWDAVEKDSHTIYDYEKSLQERLHFTDWASTIFVSALTGQRVEKILELVVQAAAEHKRRVTTSVINEVLEEAVRWHSPPTSRGGRQGRIYYGTQVSTQPPTIALFVNDAKRFNDNYRRYIERQFRQQLGFKGTPIRLFWRSKKVRDVESGNVNRATRV; this is encoded by the coding sequence ATGGGACTGCCAATTGTTGCAATTATCGGCCGACCGAATGTCGGCAAATCCACCCTGGTTAATCGTCTCGCTGGGGAACAAACGGCGATTGTCCACGATGAACCAGGTGTGACCCGCGATCGCACTTATCTGCCTGCTTTTTGGAATGATCGCGAGTATTTGGTGGTAGATACGGGTGGTTTAGTCTTTAACGATGACACCGAATTTCTGCCATTGATTCGTCAGCAAGCACTAGCAGCCCTCAACGAAGCAAGCGCAGCCATTTTTGTAGTGAATGGTCAAACAGGCCCCACATCAGCTGATGAAGAAATCGCCGAATGGTTACGTCAACAACCAGTACCAGTACTCCTGGCTGTGAACAAATGCGAATCTCCAGAACAAGGCTTAATACAAGCAGCCGAGTTTTGGGAATTGGGGTTAGGAGAACCATACCCGATCTCTGCAATTCATGGCAACGGTACAGGCGACTTACTCGACGAGTTAATTAAACACATTCCGCCTGTAACAGAAATACCAGAAACTAATGAAATTAAAGTAGCGATCATTGGTCGGCCAAATGTGGGGAAATCAAGTTTATTAAATGCTTTTGTGGGTGAACAAAGAGCTATTGTTAGCCCCATTTCTGGCACAACGCGAGATGCTATAGACACTTTTATCGAACGCGATGGACAACAATATCGGCTGATTGATACCGCCGGGATTCGCAAAAAGAAAAACATAGACTACGGGACGGAATTTTTCAGCATCAACCGTGCTTTTAAAGCCATTCGCCGCGCCGATGTCGTTTTATTAGTCTTAGATGCTTTAGACGGAGTTACGGAACAAGACCAAAAATTAGCAGGGCGCATCATTGAAGAAGGTCGAGCTTGCATCGTTGTTGTCAATAAATGGGATGCCGTTGAAAAGGACTCTCATACTATCTACGATTACGAAAAAAGTCTGCAAGAGCGACTACACTTTACCGACTGGGCTTCGACTATCTTTGTCAGCGCCTTGACAGGACAACGGGTAGAAAAGATTTTAGAATTAGTTGTTCAAGCAGCCGCAGAACACAAGCGACGTGTGACGACATCGGTAATTAACGAAGTTTTAGAAGAAGCGGTAAGATGGCACTCACCCCCAACTTCTCGCGGTGGTCGTCAGGGCAGAATTTATTATGGTACTCAAGTTAGCACCCAACCACCAACAATTGCTTTGTTTGTGAACGATGCTAAACGCTTCAACGACAACTACCGTCGCTATATCGAAAGACAATTCCGCCAACAATTAGGCTTTAAGGGTACACCCATTCGTCTATTCTGGCGGAGTAAAAAAGTCCGTGATGTGGAAAGTGGTAATGTCAACCGCGCAACTCGCGTGTAA
- the proC gene encoding pyrroline-5-carboxylate reductase, with protein sequence MTRKFGLIGGGIMGEALLSRLLERGIYQPSEVIVSEPQPSRQAFLQQQYDVTVTIDNSLVFQQAQEVIFLAVKPQVFSAIAQELADIVLAEHSPLVISILAGVPLHHLEAAFPGLPVIRAMPNTPATVGAGMTAICLGAYTNAKHQQKAAEIFSAVGEVVEVSESLMDAVTGLSGSGPAYVSILVEALADGGVAAGLPRGIANQLALQTVLGTAQLLHESKMHPAELKDRVTSPGGTTIAGISQLEKAGFRSALIEAVKAATARSQELGK encoded by the coding sequence ATGACTAGAAAATTTGGCTTAATTGGTGGTGGGATAATGGGAGAGGCGCTGTTATCCCGCCTGCTTGAACGGGGTATCTACCAACCCTCAGAAGTAATAGTTAGCGAACCCCAACCGTCGCGTCAGGCTTTTTTGCAGCAGCAATACGATGTGACTGTGACGATAGATAACAGCTTGGTATTTCAGCAAGCGCAGGAAGTCATATTTTTAGCTGTAAAACCGCAAGTATTTAGTGCGATCGCTCAAGAATTAGCAGATATTGTTTTAGCAGAACATTCCCCTCTGGTGATTTCGATTTTGGCAGGAGTGCCTTTACATCACCTAGAAGCAGCATTCCCAGGATTACCAGTAATTAGAGCTATGCCCAACACCCCAGCCACAGTCGGGGCGGGGATGACAGCTATATGTTTAGGTGCGTATACCAACGCTAAACACCAGCAAAAAGCAGCAGAGATATTTTCCGCAGTGGGAGAAGTGGTGGAAGTTTCCGAAAGCTTGATGGATGCTGTTACAGGGCTATCTGGTAGTGGCCCGGCTTACGTATCTATATTAGTAGAAGCTTTAGCGGATGGTGGAGTCGCCGCAGGTTTACCCAGAGGAATTGCCAATCAACTCGCTCTACAAACTGTCTTGGGAACCGCACAATTACTCCACGAAAGCAAAATGCACCCCGCAGAATTGAAAGACAGAGTTACCAGTCCTGGTGGTACAACCATTGCTGGCATTAGCCAATTAGAAAAAGCTGGATTTCGCTCTGCTTTAATTGAAGCAGTCAAAGCCGCCACAGCGCGATCGCAAGAATTGGGAAAATGA
- a CDS encoding M20/M25/M40 family metallo-hydrolase, translating into MRKRIWLVLLALVVVVIVGSRSIAFNSFFPQRSAPEIVEQVPEQQAQPKPPAQENTLQVSVENLLTHIEKLNFQRYTTAERSRTRTYITSELKKYGWKPQLEKFTQGVNIFAERLGTEKTAGTILVGAHYDTVASSPGADDNGTGVAVVLEVGRLLGSQPTPRTLQLAFFDKEEAGLLGSKAFAAQAKRLKNLSGVIIMDMVGYACYTPGCQQYPPGLPVTPPSDKGDFLAVVGDTEHLPLLSAFQNTQPANLPAVLTVPIPLKGLLTPDTLRSDHAPFWYQGVGAVLVTDTANLRSPHYHQPSDQLRTIERSFFAGAAQIVVNTTSALLAKHENLATPITP; encoded by the coding sequence ATGCGAAAACGGATTTGGCTGGTGCTGTTGGCGCTGGTGGTAGTTGTGATAGTTGGTAGTAGAAGCATTGCGTTTAATAGTTTTTTTCCCCAGCGTTCTGCACCAGAAATTGTTGAGCAAGTACCAGAACAACAAGCTCAACCCAAGCCGCCAGCACAGGAAAATACACTGCAAGTTTCGGTTGAGAATTTGCTTACCCACATTGAAAAGTTAAATTTTCAACGCTATACAACAGCAGAGCGATCGCGTACTCGTACATATATCACAAGTGAATTAAAAAAATACGGCTGGAAACCACAGCTAGAGAAATTTACTCAGGGTGTGAATATCTTTGCAGAACGTTTAGGGACTGAGAAAACAGCAGGTACAATTTTGGTTGGCGCACATTATGATACAGTCGCTTCCTCTCCAGGTGCTGATGATAATGGTACTGGGGTGGCAGTTGTGTTAGAAGTTGGCAGATTACTTGGTTCCCAGCCAACACCACGCACTTTACAGTTAGCTTTTTTTGATAAAGAAGAAGCCGGACTGTTGGGTAGCAAAGCTTTCGCCGCTCAAGCCAAACGGTTAAAAAATCTCAGTGGTGTCATTATTATGGATATGGTTGGTTATGCTTGCTACACTCCTGGCTGTCAACAATATCCACCGGGTTTACCTGTAACACCTCCCAGCGATAAAGGAGACTTTTTAGCAGTTGTGGGTGATACAGAACATTTACCTTTGCTGAGTGCTTTTCAAAACACACAACCAGCTAATTTACCAGCCGTTCTCACAGTACCTATTCCATTGAAGGGATTACTCACACCTGATACTCTGCGTAGTGACCATGCACCGTTTTGGTATCAAGGAGTAGGGGCAGTTTTAGTAACAGATACGGCTAATCTGCGTAGTCCTCATTATCATCAACCTAGCGATCAGCTTAGGACAATTGAGCGATCGTTTTTTGCAGGTGCAGCGCAAATTGTTGTGAATACTACCTCTGCTTTGTTAGCCAAACATGAAAATTTAGCCACTCCAATTACTCCTTAA
- a CDS encoding YggS family pyridoxal phosphate-dependent enzyme, translating to MSSSIDEHIAHIRASLPSSVKLIAVSKQVPAEMIRLAYNAGIRDFGESRIQEAASKQAQLQDLSDITWHLIGHLQSNKAKKALELFEWIHSVDNLKLAQRLNQLAQQLGFTPKVCLQVKILPDPQKSGWTVPELLADLGELNQCQFLQIQGLMTIPPLGLTEAEILDVFNSTHDLAKRIQLQNLPNIQMRELSMGMSGDYQLAVQAGATMVRLGTILFGDRH from the coding sequence ATGAGTAGTTCGATTGACGAACATATTGCCCATATTCGCGCCTCACTGCCATCTTCTGTCAAGTTAATTGCTGTCAGCAAGCAAGTTCCGGCGGAGATGATTCGTTTAGCTTACAACGCCGGAATTCGTGATTTTGGCGAAAGCCGTATCCAAGAAGCTGCCAGTAAACAAGCTCAGTTACAGGACTTATCAGATATTACTTGGCATTTGATTGGACATTTGCAAAGTAACAAAGCCAAAAAAGCCCTAGAACTATTTGAGTGGATTCACTCTGTAGATAATTTGAAGCTGGCACAGAGGTTAAATCAATTAGCACAGCAGCTAGGATTTACCCCAAAGGTTTGTCTGCAAGTCAAAATCCTTCCAGACCCGCAAAAATCAGGCTGGACTGTTCCAGAATTACTTGCTGACTTAGGGGAACTCAACCAGTGCCAGTTTTTACAAATTCAAGGATTGATGACAATTCCGCCTCTGGGTTTGACTGAGGCGGAAATTTTAGATGTATTTAATAGCACACATGATTTAGCGAAACGAATTCAGTTACAAAACTTGCCGAATATTCAAATGCGGGAACTTTCGATGGGGATGTCTGGTGATTATCAACTGGCAGTCCAAGCGGGAGCAACGATGGTAAGATTGGGAACTATTTTATTTGGCGATCGCCATTAA
- a CDS encoding energy-coupling factor transporter transmembrane component T family protein yields the protein MDLLRSLPLGLYLEQPQTWLHKLDPRVKIAWLMSFLTSYSFATNEWRILLVVLLILFTLVAKIPRRVWQQQLGWLLTLTILVLFIAAVSPDGLGVSYQPRLPANEQILAPKSNSPVPTPQPALSTKKYSYVLFHQGPVRITRRSLDLAVRLSTILFTVIYSTNLYLLTTAPEEITAAIESLMQPLRRLKLPVTEITLTLTLSLRFIPLVLEEVQNLIRSVMTRAINWKKLGLKGAVKVWMIVAERLLENLLLRADQMANAMMVRGFTSPHEHKVQWHELRLKRWDWFAIATLTLFWGVRVISGNQF from the coding sequence ATGGATTTACTGCGATCGCTCCCACTAGGGCTATATTTAGAACAACCGCAAACTTGGCTGCATAAGCTTGATCCCCGCGTCAAGATTGCTTGGTTGATGAGTTTTTTAACTAGTTACAGCTTTGCGACTAACGAATGGCGCATCTTGTTAGTCGTGCTGTTAATTCTTTTTACCTTAGTTGCCAAAATTCCCCGCCGAGTTTGGCAGCAACAACTAGGTTGGTTATTAACACTCACAATTTTAGTATTATTTATTGCCGCCGTTAGCCCCGATGGCTTGGGTGTGAGTTATCAACCCCGTCTCCCAGCTAATGAACAAATTTTAGCTCCCAAGTCTAACTCACCCGTCCCAACTCCCCAGCCAGCACTCAGCACTAAAAAATACTCCTACGTCTTGTTCCATCAAGGGCCAGTCAGAATCACCCGCCGTTCTTTGGATTTGGCGGTACGTCTGAGTACCATTTTATTTACGGTAATCTACAGTACTAACTTGTATTTGTTGACAACTGCGCCAGAAGAAATCACGGCAGCAATTGAAAGTCTTATGCAGCCCTTACGCAGACTCAAATTGCCTGTAACAGAAATTACCTTGACTTTAACTTTGTCCTTGCGATTTATTCCCCTAGTTTTAGAAGAAGTGCAGAATTTGATTCGCTCAGTCATGACAAGGGCGATTAATTGGAAAAAACTAGGGTTAAAAGGTGCGGTTAAAGTTTGGATGATTGTCGCCGAAAGACTGTTAGAAAATTTGCTGTTAAGAGCAGACCAAATGGCAAATGCGATGATGGTGCGCGGTTTTACTAGTCCTCACGAACACAAAGTGCAGTGGCATGAATTACGACTCAAAAGATGGGATTGGTTTGCGATCGCCACTTTAACTTTATTCTGGGGAGTGCGGGTAATTTCCGGTAATCAATTTTAA
- a CDS encoding metallophosphoesterase, which yields MLGCCTLLYAHLIEPNWIEINSLQLTLPNLAPEFNGYRIVQISDIHRDRWMTPRRLKRIVRLINQQKPDLIAITGDLVTRNLPQFIPSLTVSLNHFTPKDKTVAILGNHDHENDTQAIIKAIQKSNIVYLGNDIYTLQRGNAMLHIAGVDDVQMGKSRLDLVMQKLPKTGAAILLAHEPDFAITSAATGRFDLQLSGHSHGGQIRLPFITPPILPPFARQYYLGKYQVGKMFLYTNRGLGMTGLHLRFFARPEITVFTLVAPR from the coding sequence TTGCTTGGCTGCTGCACTTTACTATATGCCCATTTAATTGAACCGAATTGGATAGAAATTAATTCTTTACAACTGACATTACCCAATCTCGCCCCAGAATTTAACGGTTATCGCATTGTCCAAATTAGTGATATTCACCGCGATCGCTGGATGACTCCGCGACGACTCAAGCGAATAGTCCGACTAATTAACCAACAAAAACCCGATTTAATTGCAATTACAGGTGATTTAGTCACACGCAATTTACCACAATTCATCCCTTCATTAACAGTTTCTTTAAATCACTTCACACCCAAAGATAAAACTGTAGCAATATTAGGAAATCACGACCACGAGAACGATACCCAAGCAATTATTAAAGCCATACAAAAAAGCAATATTGTCTACTTAGGCAATGATATTTACACACTCCAACGCGGGAATGCAATGTTACATATTGCGGGTGTAGATGATGTGCAGATGGGTAAAAGCCGACTAGATTTAGTCATGCAGAAATTACCCAAAACAGGCGCAGCAATATTGTTAGCCCACGAACCAGACTTTGCTATTACCAGCGCGGCGACAGGGCGGTTTGATTTGCAACTTTCAGGACATTCCCACGGTGGACAAATCCGCTTACCGTTCATCACACCGCCGATACTTCCGCCTTTTGCAAGACAGTATTATTTAGGAAAATATCAGGTAGGTAAGATGTTTTTGTATACTAACCGAGGTTTAGGAATGACAGGTTTACATCTGCGTTTCTTTGCCCGTCCTGAAATTACGGTCTTTACTTTAGTTGCGCCAAGGTGA
- a CDS encoding cell division protein SepF, translating to MNNIFSKLRDFVGLNEQVEYEYYEEEPDTDHYQNLYQEENPQPAPAEATTQNRRWREPMSTMGNDVATGSKSTMGNVIGMPGAVNGISEVLVLEPRTFEEMPQAIQALRERKSVVLNLTIMDPDQAQRAVDFVAGGTYALDGHQERIGESIFLFTPSCVQVSTQGGVIHEVPQPPARPVRTAPTAAPNWGNEPNRMAQ from the coding sequence ATGAACAATATATTTTCCAAACTTCGAGATTTCGTAGGGCTAAACGAGCAGGTAGAATACGAATATTACGAGGAAGAACCAGATACAGATCACTACCAAAATTTGTATCAAGAGGAAAATCCTCAACCTGCACCAGCGGAAGCTACTACACAGAATCGACGTTGGCGGGAACCCATGTCTACAATGGGGAATGATGTAGCAACAGGATCAAAGTCTACGATGGGGAACGTAATTGGTATGCCAGGAGCAGTAAACGGGATTTCCGAAGTATTAGTGCTTGAGCCTCGTACATTTGAAGAAATGCCCCAGGCAATTCAAGCCTTGCGTGAGCGCAAATCAGTTGTACTCAACTTGACAATCATGGACCCAGATCAAGCGCAACGCGCCGTTGATTTTGTTGCTGGTGGAACTTACGCATTAGATGGACATCAAGAGCGGATTGGAGAAAGCATCTTTTTGTTTACGCCAAGCTGCGTACAAGTCAGCACCCAAGGTGGAGTTATTCATGAAGTACCACAACCGCCAGCGCGTCCTGTACGTACCGCCCCAACTGCCGCACCAAACTGGGGAAATGAACCTAACCGCATGGCGCAATAA